Proteins encoded within one genomic window of Humulus lupulus chromosome 1, drHumLupu1.1, whole genome shotgun sequence:
- the LOC133800622 gene encoding transcription initiation factor TFIID subunit 5-like isoform X2, whose amino-acid sequence MSKPLLMIASNIRILESVRQQYKKTHDLLSSQYSYELLLEFLHKSQSTTVLGIINEHINFQVSPGQPNSIFDDAEAVTLTGSSQDAVSQINQKEIHWGLLEDSLEERLEKTGGWLSDSEKAEGETKESEWEENKKRSAEGGKQGSSVKKLKKDKATGATGKATRPETNIVTMAPRVKPELPLPTILNMSILVTCSETYLVMKRIWT is encoded by the exons ATGTCAAAACCGTTGCTTATGATTGCTAGTAACATACGTATACTTGAATCAGTGAGGCAACAGTATAAAAAAACTCATGACTTGTTGTCTTCTCAGTATTCTTATGAGCTTCTTCTGGAATTTCTGCATAAGTCTCAATCTACCACTGTACTTGGTATTATCAATGAGCATATCAACTTTCAAG TTTCTCCTGGACAGCCCAACTCAATTTTTGATGATGCGGAGGCTGTTACATTGACTGGAAGCAGCCAGGATGCAGTCAGTCAGATTAATCAGAAGGAAATACATTGGGGG TTGCTGGAAGACTCTTTGGAAGAACGCTTGGAAAAGACTGGGGGTTGGCTTTCTGATTCTGAAAAGGCAGAAGGAGAAACTAAAGAGTCGGAGTGGGAGGAAAATAAG AAAAGATCAGCAGAAGGAGGAAAGCAGGGCTCATCAGTTAAAAAGCTGAAAAAAGACAAGGCAACGGGAGCAACAGGGAAAGCCACTCGTCCTGAGACAAACATTGTAACTATGGCACCAAGAGTCAAACCAGAGCTTCCTTTGCCTACAAT ATTGAACATGTCTATACTCGTCACATGCTCAGAGACATATCTTGTCATGAAAAGAATCTGGACTTGA
- the LOC133800622 gene encoding transcription initiation factor TFIID subunit 5-like isoform X1 has protein sequence MSKPLLMIASNIRILESVRQQYKKTHDLLSSQYSYELLLEFLHKSQSTTVLGIINEHINFQVSPGQPNSIFDDAEAVTLTGSSQDAVSQINQKEIHWGLLEDSLEERLEKTGGWLSDSEKAEGETKESEWEENKKRSAEGGKQGSSVKKLKKDKATGATGKATRPETNIVTMAPRVKPELPLPTISVEVEQSILDHSRFCNKKTETYLVMKRIWT, from the exons ATGTCAAAACCGTTGCTTATGATTGCTAGTAACATACGTATACTTGAATCAGTGAGGCAACAGTATAAAAAAACTCATGACTTGTTGTCTTCTCAGTATTCTTATGAGCTTCTTCTGGAATTTCTGCATAAGTCTCAATCTACCACTGTACTTGGTATTATCAATGAGCATATCAACTTTCAAG TTTCTCCTGGACAGCCCAACTCAATTTTTGATGATGCGGAGGCTGTTACATTGACTGGAAGCAGCCAGGATGCAGTCAGTCAGATTAATCAGAAGGAAATACATTGGGGG TTGCTGGAAGACTCTTTGGAAGAACGCTTGGAAAAGACTGGGGGTTGGCTTTCTGATTCTGAAAAGGCAGAAGGAGAAACTAAAGAGTCGGAGTGGGAGGAAAATAAG AAAAGATCAGCAGAAGGAGGAAAGCAGGGCTCATCAGTTAAAAAGCTGAAAAAAGACAAGGCAACGGGAGCAACAGGGAAAGCCACTCGTCCTGAGACAAACATTGTAACTATGGCACCAAGAGTCAAACCAGAGCTTCCTTTGCCTACAAT TTCAGTCGAGGTTGAGCAGTCTATACTTGATCACAGTAGATTTTGTAATAAGAAAACAG AGACATATCTTGTCATGAAAAGAATCTGGACTTGA